The proteins below are encoded in one region of Antennarius striatus isolate MH-2024 chromosome 7, ASM4005453v1, whole genome shotgun sequence:
- the hps3 gene encoding BLOC-2 complex member HPS3 encodes MVHVYNCHPFSSQQIVQVEQEPGLVCCGGGALFVVATGGCKVEAYDVEQESCPLICRFATMDAVRSIQHSKMGDYLVTIEEKNGATHLRAYTNWRHQAEEKARVGVRLLGHLLRGASMRGGAQMEIIEIPLSERPVAVACCSITGDLLVGCDDTLVLFTLRRQNQQSLQILQGSWPNTHQNPAPGPGPGPVQTSTSNQNLSILDFERSVILHLSDVKPKQVALCDGFVAVETELEVLVLKLEASSEPEVQEESSDTNQDDQTDFLLLQRHQELFGDRAKDCPIRVSIEKTGLEDRGQYSVSYVLFRSFTPDFVQGCVAEEIHLHSLQLYPLFTRTRSASPEDPPCVFCFFSLPSCGYLYSLKGGVELLSVYQYPERVLGAALSDQLLHVITRSALQCYTVRCAALAARIDDPYIDTTVKACPPCSMEVCALRMQLFIGLRSVCVHGRRVILLSTADAETPPETERTPQRRSLELREHTVLTGIFQAVGIEPSTTPALGSLLSRPLLSRKWTISSPRESSTAGHGWNLYVIDTVPPLTLYRELVEYSQRYAETSPQAQSLRHLLSEAHLLLRAALLQASPRQQNPEGDPAATQQMNGDGSEEELEGALRENCAQLGDSFSRANQTDCHLALPYYRMSGLSVKEVISRNRPLPRMPHSYGPGFLFYLKHHLLEEAEPSLSQETADDIIDIFSQSEPSQLVSVCVSPVMVNVSPARTLQVLRRAEAAAGVSVTRTITMATMMLLLGDLPQFTQLLERHTEMLLVYGFIEESRLLLHGGRGGDGGSRHTHVRPTTLTRQMTKSHPGLLVAALVALHGNNNVQLQQADHVFQELGCERCLQVDFWEAILMASSQDAVVQELLFRVASVYIDRLTDANPEPEPPHAEHGALKSADDLMNSCSHYGALYPWLNVLNPAGTSNAQHQEALHKLQSLLCGPSLSVGAVSPLLDGLSEETPWGFGLHLLCATRRGQYADCIEKLLDRCPQAIIAYANHQLQDAHTVLWWQKLLPELCDRTRVAADNGILLAALKETVVVVAMETSPAEFLELIPDDGTASYFLPHLLACCQRHLLT; translated from the exons ATGGTGCACGTGTACAACTGCCATCCGTTCTCCTCGCAGCAGATCGTACAG GTGGAGCAGGAGCCTGGACTCGTCTGCTGCGGAGGCGGGGCGCTGTTCGTCGTGGCAACCGGAGGATGCAAG GTGGAGGCCTACGATGTGGAGCAGGAGAGCTGCCCCCTCATCTGCCGCTTCGCCACCATGGACGCCGTGAGGAGCATCCAGCACAGCAagatgg GAGATTACCTCGTCACCATAGAGGAGAAGAACGGCGCCACCCACCTGAGGGCGTACACTAACTGGCGCCACCAG GCGGAGGAGAAAGCCCGGGTCGGGGTGCGTTTGTTGGGCCACCTGCTGCGCGGGGCGTCCATGAGGGGCGGGGCGCAGATGGAGATCATCGAGATCCCCCTGTCGGAGCGTCCCGTCGCCGTGGCGTGCTGCTCCATCACGGGGGACCTGCTGGTGGGGTGCGACGACACTCTGGTTCTATTCACGCTGAGGAGACAGAACCAGCAGAGCCTG CAGATCCTTCAAGGCTCCTGGCCCAACACCCACCAGAACCCCGCTCCGGGTCCGGGTCCAGGTCCGG TTCAAACGTCAACGTCAAACCAGAATTTATCCATCCTGGATTTTGAGCGATCGGTTATCCTGCATCTGTCAGACGTCAAGCCTAAGCAG gtggcgctgtgTGACGGATTCGTAGCAgtggagacagagctggaagtgCTGGTTCTCAAACTAGAGGCATCATCCGAACCGGAAGTCCAGGAGGAATCGTCAGACACAAACCAAG ACGATCAGACGgacttcctgctcctccagcgACACCAGGAGCTGTTCGGGGATCGAGCTAAAGACTGCCCCATCCGCGTGAGCATCGAGAAGACGGGGCTGGAGGACAGAGGACAGTACTCGGTGTCGTACGTCCTCTTCAG gAGTTTCACTCCAGACTTCGTCCAGGGCTGCGTTGCCGAGGAGATTCACCTCCACTCCCTTCAGCTGTACCCGCTGTTCACCA GAACCCGGTCGGCGTCTCCAGAGGACCCCCCCTGTGTGTTCTGCTTCttctccctcccctcctgcGGGTACCTGTACAGCCTGAAGGGGGGGGTGGAGCTCCTGTCCGTCTATCAGTACCCGGAGCGGGTGTTGGGCGCCGCGCTGAGCGACCAGCTGCTGCACGTCATCACCAG gagtgCGCTGCAGTGCTACACGGTGCGCTGCGCGGCGCTAGCGGCCCGGATCGACGACCCCTACATCGACACCACGGTGAAG GCCTGCCCCCCCTGCAGCATGGAGGTGTGTGCGCTCAGGATGCAGCTGTTCATCGGCCTGCGGTCGGTGTGTGTCCACGGCCGCCGCGTCATCCTGCTGTCCACCGCCGACGCCGAGACGCCGCCGGAAACGGAACGCACCCCGCAGCGCAGGAGCCT TGAGCTCAGAGAGCACACGGTGCTGACTGGTATTTTCCAGGCAGTTGGAATCGAACCCTCTACCACACCGGCTCTGGGGAGCCTTCTATCGCGCCCCCTCCT aagcaggaagtggacGATCTCCTCCCCCAGAGAGAGCAGCACGGCGGGTCACGGGTGGAACCTCTACGTGATCGACACCGTCCCGCCCCTCACTCTCTACAGAGAGCTG gtTGAATACAGCCAGCGGTACGCCGAGACCAGCCCGCAGGCCCAAAGCCTGCGACACCTCCTCAGCGAGGCGCACCTCCTCCTCCGAGCCGCCTTGCTCCAGGCGTCGCCACGGCAACAGAACCCCGAGGGCGACCCGGCGGCGACTCAGCAGATGAACGGAGACGGATCAGAGGAAGAGCTGGAGGGAGCCCTCAGGGAGAACTGTGCACAGCTGGGAGACAGCTTCAGCag GGCCAATCAGACGGACTGCCACCTGGCTTTGCCGTATTACAGGATGTCTGGCCTGTCAGTCAAGGAGGTCATCTCCAGGAACCGCCCACTTCCCAGGATGCCTCACTCCTACGGCCCCGGCTTCCTGTTTTACCTGAAGCATCACCtgctggaggaggcggagcccaGTCTGAGTCAG GaaacagctgatgacatcatagacatcttcagccaatcagaaccctcGCAGCTGGTCAGCGTCTGCGTCAGCCCGGTGATGGTGAACGTGAGTCCCGCCCGGACGCTGCAGGTGTTGCGACGGGCGGAGGCGGCGGCCGGCGTGTCGGTCACGCGgaccatcaccatggcaaccatgATGCTGCTTTTGGGCGACCTGCCGCAGTTCACACAGCTGCTGGAGAGACACACGGAG aTGCTGCTGGTGTACGGCTTCATCGAGGAGTCGAGGCTGTTGCTGCACGGCGGCAGAGGTGGTGATGGCGGCAgccgacacacacacgtccGTCCCACGACTTTGACTCGCCAGATGACGAAGTCCCACCCAGGCCTGCTGGTCGCCGCCCTGGTGGCGCTACACGGGAACAACAACGTCCAGCTGCAACAAGCCGATCACGTCTTCCAG GAGCTGGGCTGCGAGCGCTGCCTGCAGGTGGACTTCTGGGAGGCCATCCTCATGGCGTCCTCGCAGGACGCCGTCGTTCAGGAGCTTCTGTTCCGAGTGGCGTCCGTCTACATCGACCGACTGACCGACGCAaacccagaaccagaacctccgCACGCCGAGCACGGGGCGCTGAAGAGCGCCGACGATCTG atgaaCTCCTGCTCCCATTACGGCGCTCTCTACCCGTGGCTCAACGTTCTCAATCCCGCTGGCACTTCCAACGCTCAACACCAGGAGGCGCTACACAAACTCCAG TCCCTGCTGTGCGGTCCGTCCCTGTCTGTGGGCGCCGTCTCCCCCCTGCTGGACGGCCTGTCGGAGGAAACCCCCTGGGGGTTCGGCCTGCACCTGCTCTGCGCCACCAGGAGGGGGCAGTACGCCGACTGCATCGAGAAGCTGCTGGACCGCTGCCCACAGGCCATCATCGCCTACGCCAACCATCAGCTACAGGACGCGCACACG GTGCTGTGGTGGCAGAAGCTCCTCCCTGAGCTGTGCGACAGGACGAGGGTCGCCGCCGACAACGGCATCCTATTGGCTGCTCTCAAAG AGACGGTGGTcgtggttgccatggagacgagCCCAGCCGAGTTCCTGGAGCTGATACCTGACGACGGCACCGCCTCCTACTTCCTGCCTCACCTGTTGGCGTGCTGCCAGAGACACCTGCTGACATGA
- the LOC137598945 gene encoding E3 ubiquitin-protein ligase RNF14-like: MNADEADQEDELLALQSILGSDEFFRKESKNAGEIRVSVELPADFSVALKEGETLRQYEISFLPPLQLTFDLPEDYPSLSPPSFTLTCSWLTQTQLSLLGAHLTDLFRASGGAVVLFIWVMFLKEDALRFLDILSLLELPSDEPRTPDPNPASPSEPNKDQLPPESETKDSLSRDDSFPREPDLSDPSLEADPMETVSEVPNASESDARMSDWTRDTPDPGEPRPTHLGLLTQLLVYDATQQQRRFASTVFDCGVCYTSRLGSDCVQLPGCGHVFCRACLTQFCKLQITEGNVRGVTCPQSACTAGPTPAQVKSLVGEELFSRYDRLLLQNTLDAMPDVVYCPRLSCGAAVIQETSGAAAVCSVCGFAFCVACRKTYHGREDCQGKKNRRTKEEQKQGERVDLPQTAEGIKALWDDYSSGSKQRKRLLEARYGREILRNSLEDCLSENWMETNSKYCPHCFCRIEKNQGCNIMTCSRCGQMFCWACLAKLSNHRSAHFQDGSCSLWEYDPYSYS; this comes from the exons ATGAACGCGGACGAGGCGGATCAGGAAGACGAACTGCTGGCGCTCCAGAGTATCCTGGGCTCGGACGAGTTCTTCCGGAAAGAGTCGAAGAATGCCGGAGAAATCCGAGTGTCCGTGGAGCTGCCTGCAGACTTCAGTGTGGCTCTGAAGGAAG gtgaAACCCTGAGGCAGTATGAGAtatccttcctccctcccttgcagctgacctttgacctccctgAGGACTACCCATCCCTCTCCCCCCCTTCCTTCACCCTCACCTGCAGCTGgctgacacaaacacag CTCTCTCTCCTCGGCGCTCACCTTACAGATCTCTTCCGGGCCAGCGGGGGCGCTGTGGTGCTCTTCATCTGGGTGATGTTTCTGAAAGAAGACGCTCTCAGGTTCCTGGACATCCTTTCTCTGCTGGAGCTCCCGTCTGATGAACCCAGAACCCCAGACCCAAATCCAGCATCACCCTCAGAACCAAACAAAGACCAACTCCCTCCAGAGTCAGAAACCAAAGACAGCCTAAGCCGCGACGACTCGTTTCCAAGGGAACCAGACCTCTCTGACCCGTCCTTGGAGGCCGATCCAATGGAGACCGTTTCTGAGGTCCCAAATGCTTCAGAATCAGACGCGAGGATGTCCGATTGGACACGGGACACCCCTGACCCAGGAGAACCTCGTCCGACCCACTTGGGCCTCCTGACTCAACTCCTGGTCTACGATGCGACCCAGCAGCAGAGGCGGTTCGCCTCCACGGTGTTCGACTGCGGCGTGTGCTACACGAGTCGGCTCGGGTCCGACTGCGTCCAGCTGCCCGGGTGTGGCCACGTCTTCTGCCGGGCTTGTCTGACCCAGTTCTGTAAGCTCCAGATCACAGAGGGGAACGTCCGGGGGGTGACGTGTCCTCAGTCAGCCTGCACCGCCGGTCCGACACCTGCACAG GTGAAGAGTCTGGTCGGGGAGGAGCTGTTCAGTCGCTACGATCGTCTGCTGTTGCAGAACACTTTGGATGCCATGCCTG ACGTGGTGTACTGTCCACGCCTTTCCTGCGGGGCAGCGGTCATTCAGGAAACGTCAGGCGCGGCGGCCGTCTGTTCCGTGTGCGGCTTCGCCTTCTGTGTGGCCTGCAGGAAGACCTACCACGGAAGAGAAGACTGCCAGGGAAAGAAGAATAGGAGAACAAAGGAAGAACAGAAGCAGGGAGAACGAGTGGACCTGCCCCAGACGGCAG AGGGGATTAAGGCCCTATGGGACGACTATTCCAGCGGCAGCAAGCAGAGGAAGCGCCTTCTGGAGGCCCGATATGGTCGAGAGATATTACGGAACTCCCTGGAAGACTGTCTGAGCGAGAACTGGATGGAGACAAACAGCAAATACTGCCCACACTGCTTCTGCAGGATAGAG AAGAACCAAGGTTGCAACATCATGACGTGTTCTCGGTGTGGACAGATGTTCTGCTGGGCCTGCCTGGCCAAACTGTCCAATCACAGGAGCGCACATTTTCAGGATGGTTCCTGTTCTCTCTGGGAATACGACCCGTATTCCTACAGTTAG